Below is a genomic region from Rana temporaria chromosome 3, aRanTem1.1, whole genome shotgun sequence.
atgaacaataaaatatatatatatttttttaaagcgcccctgtccctgtgtgctcgcacgcagaagcgagcgTACAcgtagtcccgcccacatatgaaaacggtgttcaagctacacatgtgaggtatcgctgcgaatgtaaggccccatacacacgatagaatccatccgcagataaatcccagcaaatgggtttctgcggatagatcctatggtgtgtacacgccagcggatctgtttccgcggagaaatctcctctgggatggattccagcagatcggatatttgctgacatgcacaacaaatccatctgctggaatccattccaacggatggatccgctcgtctgtacagacttaccggatccatctgtccaaagggattccccgcacgcgtcgtaatgatttgacgcatgcgtggaattccttatatgacagcgtcgcgcccgtcgccgcgtcataatagcggcgacggcgcgacacgtcatcgccagaggatttcagcgcggatttcaatgcgatggtgtgtacacgccatcgcatagaaatcttctgaaatcctcaagaggatttatccgcggatacggtccgctggaccgtatctgcggataaatcctctcgtgtgtatggggccttagagcgagagcaatcatcttggccctagacctcctccgtaactaaaaacatgtaaccagtaaaaatatttaaagcgtcgcctatggggatttttaagtagcaaagtttggcgccattccacgagcgtgtgcaattttgaagggtgacatgttgggtatctatttactcggcgtaacttcatctttcatattatgcaaaaacattgggctaactttactgttttgtgttttttttaagcacaaaacttttttttttaaaaacacgcgttcaaaaaattgctgcgaaaataccgtgcgagataaaaagttgtaatggccgccattgtattctctagggcaggggtcctcaaactatggccctccagttgttcaggaactacaattcccatcatgcctaggcacgtctgtgaatgtcagattttcacaatgcctcatgggaggtgtagttccgcaacagctggagggccgtagtttgaagatccctgctctagggtctttgctaaagaagcatatgtaatgttttggggttttatggaattttctagcaaataaatgataatttttccatgtaggagagaaatgtcagaattggcctgggtgctccagaacgcctgatggtgctccctgcatgttgggcctctgtatgtggccacgccgtgtaaaagtctcacacatgtggtatcgccatactcgggaggaatagcagaatgtgttttggggtgtaatttgtggtatgcatatgctgtgtgtgagaaataacctgctaatatgacagaaacaagaattatttttttatttttacagaattttcagtcttttttcttttatagcgcaaaaaaattaaaacccagaggtgatcaaataccaccaatagaaatctctatttgtgtgaaaaaaaggacagaaatttcatatgggtacaatgttgtatgactgagtaattgtcattcaaattgtgagagcaccgaaagctgaaaattggtctggttaggaagggggtttaagtgcccagtgatcaagtggttaaaggggttgtaaaggaaaaaaatgttttcataataagcatcctttacctgcagacattcctcttttcacttcctcattgttcgtttttgctcagaagttactttatttcttctctgttctgttcacttcctgcttgtctgattgttactcaccaccgtgaagggagcctttactgcggtggtcagtgacattctcaccccctcctggggactacatctgtgcggcaggacgctctctacgtgttagagacttcaaggaggtgtgaattactgggcgtgccgcaattcatactgggaaatgtagttcttacatgaacaaacaatgcaaaccaggaagtgaatgagagaacagaaactagaacaccggaggtgaaatagatgaaggaatttaataggtatttactcttttttttaacagaatcattacactattctgtctgtctaccttgcagacattaattttaggcaaaacatttttttcctttagtgaccctttaagtataactaaaggaaaattttttatttatttttttggatagaggggaaatggattagaacacctgtcaggtttttattgctgtctgtgcccctgttagggaaaTGTACCCTCTACATTTGCcctatttaccattatcattgaaagtgaaagtaaaataaaatcacaaattttgggttgtccccagaaaagtaatagaggggaaatcttccaatagtgacactaattctggtgacctgggtgtccccaagagattcccttGATTTTCAAGGatttttcctctcacttcctgtttctatacaacaggaagtgaagggcaaTCTCTGCACTGGAACaaaaatggcaaaaataaaccttacaggggttataaccctccattaTGAAACgctcccaaaatgaaaaaaaagttttacctatagttctaccttaaccacttgccgcccaaggacgtcatatgacgtcctggactttcagtgggggatatctgaatgatgcctgcagctacaggcatcattcagatatccatctcttcagccggcgaatccctgcaccataagaacgatcatagcggcggttccgccgcttgatcgttcttataggcggcgggaggggacgccccccctcccgccgccatccggtgcttctccgggctctcccgtgccatcggagacccggagaaacgatccgccggcgtccgatggaaaccatagagtagactggtgaccagatggtcaccagtcatctctatgatcgtcggaggcccgggcgcaatgttatgacgtcacgcccaggtcccggaatgtaaacacagccgcaatcgcggctgaaagcattagatcggtgaatttttttttcacgatctaatgctttccagcctggaggagatatgcggggtcttattgaccctgcatctctccataaagagtacctgtcacgagccattcctattacaagggatgtttacattccttgtaataggaataaaagtgataaaaaaaatgtcaaaaaaagtgtaaaaataaaagaagtcgagtaaaataaaaaataaaaaaatgttttttaaacacCCCTATCCCcgttagctcgcgctcagaagcgaacacacacttaagtcccgcccacatatgtaaacgccgttgaaaccacacatgtgaggtatcgacgcgtgcgttagagcgccagcaataattttagcactagacctactctgtaactctaaatttgtaacttgtaaaaaaaaaataagcgacgcctatggagatttttaagtactgatgtttggagccattccatgagtgtgcgcaattttaaagcgtgacatgttaggtatctatttactcggtgtaacttcatctttcacattatacaaaaaaattgggctaactttactgttttgttattttttaattcacaaaaccgtttttttccccaaaaaaaggcgtttgaaaaatgattgcgcaaatactgtgcgagataaaaagttgcaatggccggtgCACTGCCATGAAATGtgttttgccatgaaatgtgatggtccgcctccatcacatcccattggctcactcatgtcatgtgacatatacacacgtcatcagtctcagctaggctattatagggagaggatctcctctccctgtgatagcttgaGTTATATATGTGGATGAGGGCTGAAGTGTCGCCCCTTCACATCTTCTGCGCCTGCTCCTTCCATAGAACTGAGAGTGATACCCGTGTAACCAAAAGATAATATAAAAGTCGTATTGGAGAGTATGGGGGATttccagggtgcagaatccaagaATCAAAGCACGGAGCTGCTATATAGTGTTAGGAAGGAGAAGGCAGTGTGATATGCACAGCTCTGTGAGGAGCAGCCTGTGTTGCAGTGAGTGCATTGCTCGTGTAACAATGTATAGAAACAATGATCTCTCACACACATCTAGAGgctgcctctcccctcctcctgctctcaggctgtgtggccagcaacacacacacaccatgggcagcctgtataatggagcagcctcccatctgcctgcccccctctcctctctcttagccctttgATAAGCTGCACGGGGGCTGACCTCCCTGGGTGTGCGAGTAAGCTACATTTACTACTACAGCTCCGTGCAGCTATTACAGggggaggagatcctctccctatgatagccaatagcctagctgagactgatgacgtgtctatatgtcacatgacatgagtgagccaatgggatgtgatggaggcggaccatcacatttcatggcaaatcgcatttcatggcaatgcaccggcattttattccctagggtgtctgctaaaaaaaacatacatagtgtttgggggttctgagtaattttctaacaaaaaaaatatgatttatgcatgtaggagagaagtgccaaaataggcccggtattgaagtggttaaagcagtaatGTCTGTTATAATGAAATAGATTTCCAGCATTCCAGGGTATCATATAAACTTTGTTTAATTGAAAAAGCTCCAGTACATAACAGCAATGACGATGGACGGATTAGGGATGTTTAGGTGGAAAAGGGGGGAACTATTCAATATTTCGTGGGTGATCATACATTTATGGTTGATTGGTGTATGTAAAATAAAGCACAATCGTTTAAATTGCATATTAATTTTTATTGATCTTTTTTTAAGCACTTTACTTGCTCAAAGCATGTGTAGTGTCTCGCCTTAAACAGGCTGAATGACATCCCCAGGTTAGAGCAGAGGCAGGACACCACTGTACAGACAGTGTGCGGAACTCTGTGCGTGCGCTTGTTGTTTCCGGGGGAAGCTTTGTGCGGCGGACTCGAGCAGCCAAACGAAAGATGGCGGAGTACCTGCGAGTGCTGCGGCGGGGGTTTGAGCAGATCCGGGCGCGGGGAGTGTTTGGCTCCTTCTGGGAGCTGCTCAGGTTAGATTGGGAGAACTTTTTCTTATGATCGTGTAGGGCCGCCTGTTAACGGGTGCAGCGGTCTTTTGTTTCCCTTCCACCTTGCTGTCACCTTGGCTGGGAGATGACACTGATTGACCTCTGTTTACATTTCATCAGTGACGTGCACTAATATCATTATGGGGGACATATGGACATCATTGGTGGTACTTTAATGGTTGTGTATTTATTTGTCATACATGTCATAGGTATACCACCATGACCCACTCTGTAAGGATCACAACTCTCCTGGGTTTCTCTGTACCTCTCTGATAAAACTCTGGACACTCTTTGGAGTTTGGGGACAGTTCGggagcagggccggtgctagactattcTGCGCCctaggccccccccccaaaaaaaaaccttttaaaaaacggCGCACTCCATGCATTCTCCATACATCCCCTATACTTGCAGCACGCTCCATGCATTCCCCATACACCCCCTATACTTGCAGCACGCTCCATGCATTCCCCTTACACCCCCTATACTTGCAGCACGCTCCATGCATTCCCCATACACCCCCTATACTTGCAGCACGCTCCATGCATTCCCCATACACCCCCTATACTTGCAGCACGCTCCATGCATTCCCCTTACACCCCCTATACTTGCAGCACGCTCCATGCATTCCCCATACACCCCCTATACTTGCAGCACGCTCCATGCATTCCCCATACACCCCCTATACTTGCAGCACGCTCCATGCATTCCCCTTACACCCCCTATACTTGCAGCACGCTCCATGCATTCCCCATACACCCCCTATACTTGCAGCACGCTCCATGCATTCCCCATACACCCCCTATACTTGCAGCACGCTCCATGCATTCCCCATACACCCCCTATACTTGCAGCACGCTCCATGCATTCCCCTTACACCCCCTATACTTGCAGCACGCTCCATGCATTCCCCTTACACCCCCTATACTTGCAGCACGCTCCATGCATTCCCCATACACCCCCTATACTTGCAGCACGCTCCATGCATTCCCCATACACCCCCTATACTTGCAGCACGCTCCATGCATTCCCCATACACCCCCTATACTTGCAGCACGCTCCATGCATTCCCCATACACCCCCTATACTTGCAGCACGCTCCATGCATTCCCCATACACCCCCTATACTTGCAGCACGCTCCATGCATTCCCCATACACCCCCTATACTTGCAGCACGCTCCATGCATTCCCCATACACCCCCTATACTTGCAGCACGCTCCATGCATTCCATGCATTCCCCATATTTACTAGATCCAATCTGATCCCTTGTATTTTCCCCATGTGGCAGcttcttctctccctccttctGGCATTTAGTTGCcagaggaggaaaatataggggaacGGATCTAGTAATTGCCATCCCTCCTGTCCAGGTTCCCCTTCTTTCTGCTGCTGGGGCAGCACTGCCAACattccctcttctcctctctcactGGCTATTGTAGGGGATCTTCAGGATGTGgaaaggggctagtaaatatgtaatttattagCCCCCCTtcattttctaaatgaacacagtgagtgatccaacagggctgctaaaaaaattttttttgtaaaaaatgtatataaaacaatagtaaaataataataataaagctgacactgtccactgccctgctTGACATAATCAACTGCCCTAGTGGGCCTAGTGGCACTGTTTACACATCGTTTTTAGGGTGCAGCATGTTCCAGCATTTTCACCCCCACCGATTTACCGCTACCGCCCCCACTGCTCCAAAAAACTGATGGATTTCAACCCCTCCCTACACTCTCAAACTTTAAAAGATAATTTAGTTATACTTTCATTTCAAAGTATATGTACTTCcgtcttgtggggaaaaaaaaaaagtatatgtacTTCAAGTATCGAGCAATGTAAAATGGAAAGCACTGTATCTTTAGGGCCTGTTCATGCTGTGTGTATTGAATGGTGTTTTTCTACAACTGGTCAATGCTAGTCACTGCAAGGGCACATGGAAAGCAAATATtttcattagcagaagttgcccaaagggtggcgctaaagagctgaaaaaacacgtagtttcgtgtgtgtttggctgacaattcttggccatgaacttgtcttgcatgcaaatgcccttcggacaaaaggcctacgatttgtccgcagaaaatctgatcgtgtgtaccaggcttaagtcaCCACAACATGCCGCAATGCAGAGACTTGAATGGGGTGTAACTTTCTACACTGTCAataaagttaacaaaaaaaatgaaaaccgtgtGATGCACTGAAACTGCGCATTACTCTTCCCCCTCACCATCCAACAAAACAGACACCAGCCCACACACTAAATCGGCACCTGTGAATGTGCCTTCAAAGCCCACATTTACATTTTATAATAAAACAAACACCAGTGGCTCAGGATGTTaaacagcttaaagcgggggttcacccttagagggcacttttcccccttagattcctgctcgttattactaggggaatcggctatttattttaaaatatgtgcagtacttacccgtttacgagacgcatcctctccgtcgcttccgggtatgggcttcgggaatgggcggtccttcttgattgacaggtttccgagaggcttccgacggtcgcatccatcgcgtcacgattttccgaaagaagccgaacgtcggtgcgcaggcgcagtatagagccgcaccgacgttcggcttctttcggctacgagtgacgcgatggatgcgaccgtcggaagcctctcggaagaatgtcaatcaagaaggaacgcccgctcccgaagacccatacctggaagcgacggaagaagatgcagctcgaaaacgggtaagtactgctcatattttaatataaatagccgattcccctagaccgaacgagcaggaagctaaggggagattttttttttttttttaaatgggtgaactcccgctttaagcctggtacacactacttttttttttcaaaccagtGATCAGAGCCGCTATAGGGACAATCCAACGTTAATACAGTAAATCTCCCCTTGCTGTTCTTTTGTGTTCTGACGGGGGGACAGCCCCCCGTCATTGGCTAAGGACGCTGATTGGGAGGCGTTccgctgctggttttccagcgtgctcgtccgacagaagccagctcaaacacaggccgaatgtcagcTGGTTTTTATTGAACTGGCTGATGTTGcccgacattcagcctgtgtgtactaggctttacaccCACTCTGGCTCTATTCCCAAAAAATAGTCAACACTAATCTTTCAGGGTTCAATACCCAACCCACCATCACCCAACCCACTTACTGTGAAATCCAGGCCACCATGAACTTGTGCCTTGGGGGCAAGATATCATGCCTGGTGTGGGGCCGGGCCCAGCAGTCCTGGTCAGCACACACCCCCAAAACAAAGGATCATGTGGTTTCCAGAGAAATACTCTGGAGACCTCCCAAAAAAAGGTAAGAGGGATGCCcacactgaattttttttctaaGGAAAAATCCACAATTGTATCCTTATTAGTTTCATGGGATGTGGTCTGCCAGCTTTTGCTTTATAAAAGAAAGCCGGGTGCTGTATAGTTAATTTTCTAATTTGATTTTCTAAATATTTGCAGGTCTGCTGAATTAAAAACTGGTGCCCTTGTTGGTGTGGACAAATATGGCAATAAATATTATGAAGACAAACGTAATTTTTTTGGTAAGTTTAGTCACTGGCTGTTTTACATTTAAAGAATTTGCTTTTGATTGATGTTAGGAGTACTTTAATTGAGAAGCTGACTTTAGTTCCTCCTGCCTCCCCCATGCTGTGTAAAAGCAAACAAGAGCACCTTTGTACTCATCTTTGATCTGAGGAGGAGCCTTTTGATCCAAAAGGCCCCTGGTTCTTTGCTGcgtcttgcttaaccacttgattactgggcacatatacccccctcctgcccaggtgcattttcagctttcagcactgcgtcgctttaactgacaattgtgcggtcgtgcgacgtggcccccaaacaaaattgacgtcctttttttccccataaggaaagcttcttttggtggtatttgatcacctctgcggtttttattttttgcgctataaacaaaaaagaacgacaattttgaaaaaaaaaatgcaatattttttacttgttgctataataaatatcccatttttttaaaaaaaaaatatatttttttcagtctaggccgatacgtattcttctacatatttttggtaaaaaaaaaatcgcaataatcgactggtttgcgaaaaaattatagcgcctacaaaataggggacagaattattattattttttttttttttactagtaatggcggcgatctgcgattttgttatttttttttttttttttattgggactgcgacattatggaggtacatcggacacttttgacaaatttttggcactaattactgtataaatgtgactggcattgaaggggttaacactagggggtgaggaaggggttaaatgtattccctatatagtgttctaactgtgggggaaggggggtgactgggggaggtgaccgatctgtgtccctatgtacaagagacacagatcggtctcctctctccctgacaggacgctgtctgtgagagccggcaatgagagatgatctcatatgtttacatatgagatcatctctcattggccgcacagatcgcctaccgaaccgccactccgattggcctttcacggcgatctgtgattggctgtgtccaagggacatggcCAGCATAGAGTTTCCCCGATGcgtgctcgggagcgcgcgcggggaacgaggaaaggggcggacgtcaattgacgtccagttggattttcaggtccgcgctgtagccgtcattcagctatagcgcgggccGCAGGTGGTTAATGTCACagcttaagccagccatagatggatcaaatctccgCTGGTTGAGCCAGCTTATTGTACCCAAGTCCATGTTTTTTTAGCTTGTGATTACTGCCAACAATGACTGTTGATGGAGgaaatcaagtgattttctttcctgcaacttaTGGTTGCAGGAAAGGAAATGGCGTAGTCTATGGCTTGCCTTAGTGACTGTGAAAGGCAGAGGCACTAATTGGTTGCCTGAGTTCCCAATCAATGGTTCTGCCTCTTACATTTCCAGTTAAGTTGTGACAATAGGCAGGAAATTGTAGGGCCAATAACACTTTTATCTCTCACAAGCTGTGACTTTTAGGaagtaaatacagtgccttgaaaaagtattcatacccctttttttaatttactacattttgtcatgttacaaccaaaaacgtaaatgtattttatgtgatagaccaacacaaagtggcacatagttgGAAAGTGGAAGgagatttataaatgttttttacagctgcaagtctctttgggggtgtctctaccagctttgcacatctagagagtgacatttttgtccattcttttttgaaaaatagctcaagctctgtcagattggatagagagtgtctgtgaacagcaattttcaagtcttgccacagattctggtctcattttgtgagaccagagtgagtagcagctgagagagcagcagtgtacttgtatatagagtgtcacttgccacgtcacctgcctcaagttgtggattgtccacttgccacggcacctgccacaagttgtggattgtccacttgccacggcacctgccacaagttgtggattgtccacttgccacggcacctgccacaagttgtggattgtccacttgccacggcacctgccacaagttgtggattgtccacttgccacggcacctgccacaagttgtggattgtccacttgccacggcacctgccacaagttgtggattgtccacttgccacggcacctgccacaagttgtggattgtccacttgccacggcacctgccacaagttgtggattgtccacttgccacggcacctgccacaagttgtggattgtccacttgccacggcacctgccacaagttgtggattgtccacttgcccggcacctgccacaagttgtggattgtccgcaatgcaagcaattagtttttttttttaaatattttttttaatagtttttcatcatttgccatttctaatgtaaaaaaatagatcACCTTTAAAAAAGCTTATAAACGAAATCgcagcaaaacgccggtaccgcatttatccgcgttttgcgtctgaaacgtggaaaacgtttgtgtctgaacccattttttttgcttctggacaaacgaggttaaacgcaactgcctaaaaatggcaataaacgGGACTGTTTGCATGGacacattgaatgtgttcaggggcagttgaaaaaagtgtccaactgcctctgaacacgcgtttaacagagtctcgtgtgcatgggaccTAACCCAGCAGCTACAACTAATATAAGATGTGCCCatagaaaaaacataaataaaataaaaatgaattaagcTAAATCCATTTTTTTGCAGGACGTCACCGGTGGGTCGATTACACATCTGAGATGAATGGAAAATATACTTATTGGAATTTGGATGGAAGCATGGTGCCCCCTGAATGGTAAGTGCATGTTATTATTTTTGAAACTGAGGGTTGTTCTTTTTTTACCCCATACCTGAATTACTTGTTGTCTTCttcacagttttttttgtgtgggggtgGTTACCTCAGTAGAGGAATAGTGCTTCTCTTCCTCCTATTAGATCTGCCTCCCTGATGACGTGTAATCTGATAACTGGTGGGGGAAATATTTAATGGGgtggtaaagtcagaaggtttttttttttaatactttctaTTTTGCAgcagccctcctaatacttacctgagccccatctctgtccagcgatgtccgagAATCTCCCTCCAgattggttgagacacagcagtggctccattggctcctgttgctgtcaatcaaagtcagctagccaatcaggagagaaagggggcagggccaggccGCGGTTCAGTATCTgagtggacacagggagctgtgacttgactcgagtgcccccatagcaagctgcttgctgtaggggcactcgacaggagggatgtgccaggagcacagaagagggacatgagaagaggaagatctgggctgctctgtgcaaatctactgcaacagagcaggtacgtatagacatgtttgtaaagattttttttatgaaaaatacaatcactttaaggtgaaGAAAGAAAGTGGATGCAGGGATATGCATGCTGTGCACATTCCCCTCCAGCAAGCAGCACAGTAATCACATTACTAAATCTCACTCCAGATCACCTTATAATGTAGACACAGGAGTGCTTAGGTACAATTGCATACCGGGAAGTtcactgttgttgttgttgtttttttttgggggggggggttagacaaAAAAAAGGCCAAGGGGTCACCGTCAGTATTCCAACACTACAAACAAAGTGCAGTATGAAATGTAAAAGTGCGATCAAGGCAGCTAAAATGGACCACAAGCGAAGCATAGTAAGGAAgagttaaaaaaataagt
It encodes:
- the NDUFA12 gene encoding NADH dehydrogenase [ubiquinone] 1 alpha subcomplex subunit 12, with amino-acid sequence MAEYLRVLRRGFEQIRARGVFGSFWELLRSAELKTGALVGVDKYGNKYYEDKRNFFGRHRWVDYTSEMNGKYTYWNLDGSMVPPEWHRWLHSMTENPPTTHPPAAHKFIWENHQFNLSATPGQYVPYSTTRKKIEEWVPPPSSKL